A genome region from Eurosta solidaginis isolate ZX-2024a chromosome 2, ASM4086904v1, whole genome shotgun sequence includes the following:
- the LOC137239307 gene encoding zinc carboxypeptidase A 1-like, producing MWLPFTLIVLIGLASTISCARAELLRYDNYHVYQLQPNNSAHLAMLKKLDGSSDSLIFLDPVQNVGTKINVLVAPKRVANFMSTLERAEVPYQLMEENAQKRLDVEELVADANRRQGEYTWTEYHELNDTYAWLHALAEKYPKQVSVFVAGKTYEEREILGVKIAYDSSSADATAKRGIFIEGGMHAREWISPATSTYIINQLLTNSDERVHKIAESYVWYIVPHANPDGYVYTHTRNRLWRKTRTPYGSCFGADPNRNWDFHWNEVGSSNNPCSDTYAGPQAFSEIETRTLAEFINTLKGELFFYVSFHSYSQLLLFPYGHTSELPPNYKNLKRVFDVALSAVSKRYGTKYTGGNIYDAIYPAAGASVDWAYGEIDVPYSYCFELRPSGNSLWTGFRLPADQIIPTGEEIMDSLMAMIEEIGTLAT from the coding sequence ATGTGGCTACCATTTACTCTGATCGTTCTAATCGGTTTAGCCTCCACAATTAGCTGCGCGCGCGCTGAACTCTTACGTTACGACAACTATCATGTCTATCAGCTACAACCGAACAATTCAGCACACTTAGCCATGTTAAAGAAGTTGGATGGCTCTAGCGATTCCTTGATTTTCTTAGATCCCGTACAAAATGTAGGCACTAAAATTAATGTACTCGTCGCACCAAAACGCGTTGCTAATTTCATGTCAACTTTGGAGCGCGCTGAAGTACCATATCAATTGATGGAGGAGAATGCACAAAAGCGTTTAGATGTAGAGGAGCTTGTAGCAGATGCCAATCGACGTCAAGGTGAATACACTTGGACTGAATATCATGAGCTAAATGATACATACGCTTGGCTGCATGCACTGGCGGAAAAATATCCAAAACAAGTTAGCGTTTTTGTTGCAGGCAAAACCTATGAAGAACGTGAAATATTGGGTGTAAAGATCGCTTATGACAGTAGCAGCGCTGATGCGACCGCTAAGCGTGGCATCTTCATAGAAGGCGGCATGCATGCGCGTGAATGGATAAGTCCCGCCACTAGCACTTACATAATTAACCAACTGCTTACGAATAGCGATGAACGTGTACATAAGATTGCCGAAAGTTATGTTTGGTATATAGTGCCTCACGCCAATCCCGATGGTTATGTCTATACGCATACCAGAAATCGTTTGTGGCGTAAAACGCGCACACCATATGGTTCATGCTTTGGTGCTGATCCAAATCGTAATTGGGATTTTCATTGGAATGAGGTTGGTTCGAGCAATAATCCCTGTTCGGATACTTATGCTGGACCGCAAGCATTTTCAGAAATTGAAACGCGCACACTCGCCGAATTCATAAACACACTAAAGGGGGAGCTTTTTTTCTATGTCTCCTTTCATTCATATTCGCAGCTATTGCTTTTTCCCTACGGACATACAAGTGAATTGCCACCGAACTATAAGAATTTGAAGCGCGTCTTTGATGTTGCACTCTCCGCTGTTTCGAAGCGTTATGGCACTAAGTATACTGGTGGTAATATTTATGATGCCATTTATCCAGCTGCAGGCGCTAGCGTGGATTGGGCTTATGGCGAAATCGATGTGCCTTATTCTTATTGCTTTGAATTGCGTCCTTCGGGTAATTCTTTATGGACTGGTTTTCGTTTACCCGCAGATCAGATAATACCGACTGGCGAAGAGATAATGGATTCTTTGATGGCGATGATTGAAGAGATTGGTACACTGGCGACTTAA